In Poecile atricapillus isolate bPoeAtr1 chromosome W, bPoeAtr1.hap1, whole genome shotgun sequence, one DNA window encodes the following:
- the LOC131592064 gene encoding chondroadherin-like protein isoform X1, with the protein MMSGTWQCSRHSMGTEFRDITLVSLGSGCAGEGCPSVCGEPAAGLDGATAGGQCWGMGPHGMMSYIGHGAVHYSGSTNLSLAHPTGAVSELSRMYWSYLQPAASPVFAPALASLWYLRPRGSLLPSQNQPVLPATKQWSSIPNTAMNSLGEKQGACRVESWKADDQDGGDMRPLPFKEGKQLRSLCDHIPWMATPACLTKKIVSPQPQEPSNMGPSWGLLLLAAALGTTAAARCPTPCVCDNLRAHVLCVNGSLTAIPDTIPELTKKLDLRGNSFTVIPARAFLATPYLTHLDLQHCKVERLEEGAFRGLGRLVYLNLASNGIALLYQESLDGLSSLQQLILEGNRIEEIQPGAFGHLGSLTVLDLRANALVYLPDMVFQGLQVLRWLRLSHNALHVLGNEAFAALPALRRLSLDHNELQTLPGEALARLDGATWLDLGHNPITYVAEEALAMASLRHLFLDHASLQDVAQDAFARSPQLRMLDLRENQLQGMPPLAGAGGLVRVSLDGNPLLCSCLLRPFHRWLARARVQAEGACAAPPALRGRSLNSLKSPEMRCSRLRPPPSPAAPPEQPRAGSSRQCPRGCVCSPDFHHGSCENRDLREIPRDFPEDTRLLDLRRNPFRTVPPDAFLGLKELVSLHLQRCSIRALHPGALRGLESLVYLYLTNNHLSTLAAAAFEGAPQLAYLDLDHNAFTHVPAGTFRLLPNLISLHLQHNAIGELAEGDLAGARGLRWLYLAGNAIRHIAPAALAPTKMLEKLELEGNHLSEVPTAALQGLPALSELKLSRNPIKHMGDGVFLPVASSLQHLYLDNMGLEWISPHAFTGLGPKIRSLYLESNKMSNIPDMSNFTGLEILNLQDVPFHCDCQLLPLHRWINKLNLRIGATCGSPAEAQGLKVKLSTTFQTCPGWGHGEAAENNPNKTKAASKPSKKKRSGKPPARGFSKSRA; encoded by the exons ATGATGTCTGGCACGTGGCAGTGCTCCAGACACAGCATGGGGACTGAGTTTAGGGACATTACATTGGTGTCACTGGGCAGTGGGTGTGCAGGAGAGGGCTGCCCCAGTGTGTGTGGGGAGCCTGCAGCAGGACTAGATGGGGCAACAGCaggagggcagtgctggggcatGGGACCACACGGGATGATGAGCTACATTGGGCATGGGGCTGTGCACTACAGTGGTTCTACAAATTTGAGCCTTGCACACCCCACTGGTGCTGTCTCGGAGCTTAGCAGGATGTATTGGTCATATCTGCAGCCTGCTGCCTCCCCTGTGTTTGCCCCAGCCTTGGCCTCTCTCTGGTACCTTCGCCCCAGGGGCTCACTCCTGCCCAGCCAAAACCAACCTGTCCTTCCTGCAACTAAACAGTGGAGTTCTATTCCAAACACTGCTATGAATAGCTTAGGGGAGAAGCAGGGAGCTTGCAGGGTAGAGAGTTGGAAGGCAGATGACCAGGATGGTGGAGACATGCGACCTTTGCCATTTAAAGAAGGGAAGCAGCTCAGAAGCCTGTGTGATCACATTCCCTGGATGGCTACACCTGCTTGccttacaaaaaaaattgtctctCCCCAGCCACAGGAGCCCTCCAACATGGGGCCATCCTGGGGGCTCCTCCTGCtcgcagcagccctggggacaacAGCTGCTGCCCGCTGCCCTACACCCTGTGTCTGCGACAACCTCCGTGCCCACGTCCTGTGTGTCAATGGGAGCCTGACGGCCATCCCTGACACCATCCCAGAG CTCACAAAAAAACTAGATCTTCGTGGCAACAGTTTCACTGTCATCCCAGCGAGAGCCTTCCTTGCCACCCCCTACCTGACACACTTAGACCTCCAGCATTGTAAGGTGGAGAGGCTGGAAGAAGGGGCTTTCCGGGGTCTGGGAAGGCTTGTCTACCTCAACCTGGCCTCCAATGGCATAGCCCTCCTCTACCAGGAGTCCCTGGATGGGCTCTcctccctccagcagctcatTCTGGAGGGGAATCGCATTGAAGAGATACAGCCTGGTGCTTTTGGCCATCTGGGATCCCTCACTGTCCTCGACCTGAGGGCAAATGCTTTGGTCTACCTCCCAGACATGGTCTTCCAGGGTCTACAGGTTCTTAGATGGCTCCGGCTGTCGCACAATGCCCTCCATGTGCTGGGCAATGAGGCctttgctgctctgcctgccctgcGCAGGCTGAGCCTGGACCACAATGAGCTGCAGACACTGCCTGGCGAGGCtctggccaggctggatggggctaCCTGGCTAGACCTGGGCCACAACCCCATCACCTATGTGGCTGAAGAAGCCCTGGCCATGGCCTCCCTGAGGCACCTCTTCCTGGATCATGCCTCCCTCCAGGATGTGGCACAGGATGCTTTTGCCCGCAGTCCCCAGCTCCGTATGCTGGACCTCCGGGAAAACCAGCTGCAGGGGATGCCACCCCTGGCTGGGGCGGGGGGGCTGGTAAGGGTCAGCCTGGATGGGAAccctctgctgtgctcctgcctcCTGCGCCCCTTCCACAGGTGGCTGGCAAGGGCACGGGTGCAGGCCGAGGGTGCTTGTGCTGCACCCCCTGCCCTCCGTGGCCGGTCCCTCAACTCCCTGAAGTCCCCTGAGATGAGATGCAGTCGCCTCCGGCCACCCCCTAGCCCCGCTGCACCGCCAGAGCAGCcaagggcaggcagcagcaggcagtgccccCGGGGGTGTGTCTGCTCTCCCGACTTCCATCATGGGTCCTGTGAGAACAGGGACCTGCGGGAGATTCCTCGGGACTTCCCTGAGGACACCCGCCTTCTCGACCTGCGCCGAAACCCCTTCAGGACAGTGCCACCAGATGCCTTCCTCGGCCTGAAGGAGCTGGTGTCACTCCACCTGCAGAGGTGCAGCATCAGGGCATTGCACCCCGGGGCACTCCGGGGGCTGGAGAGCCTGGTCTACCTGTACCTCACCAACAACCACCTCTCcaccctggcagctgctgcctttgagGGGGCCCCGCAGCTGGCCTACCTCGACCTGGACCATAATGCCTTCACCCATGTGCCTGCAGGCACCTTCCGGCTCCTGCCCAACCTCATCTCCCTCCATCTGCAGCACAACGCCATCGGGGAACTGGCAGAGGGCGACCTGGCTGGAGCCAGGGGGCTCCGCTGGCTCTACCTAGCTGGGAATGCCATCAGGCACATTGCCCCTGCTGCCTTGGCTCCCACCAAgatgctggaaaagctggagctggagggaaaCCACCTGTCAGAGgtgcccacagcagccctgcagggcctgcCTGCCCTGAGTGAGTTGAAGCTGTCCCGAAACCCCATCAAGCACATGGGGGATGGTGTTTTCCTGCCGGTGGcctccagcctgcagcacctCTACCTGGACAACATGGGCCTGGAGTGG ATTTCCCCCCATGCCTTCACTGGTCTTGGTCCCAAGATCAGAAGCCTCTACCTGGAGAGCAATAAAATGAGTAACATACCCGACATGAGCAACTTCACGGGGCTGGAGATCCTCAACCTGCAGGATGTGCCTTTCCACTGTGACTgccagctccttcctctgcatAG GTGGATCAACAAACTCAACCTTCGCATAGGGGCCACCTGTGGGTCCCCTGCAGAAGCCCAGGGACTGAAGGTGAAGCTTTCCACCACTTTCCAAACTTGTCCTGGCTGGGGACACGGCGAGGCTGCGGAAAACAATCCTAACAAGACTAAGGCTGCAAGCAAGCCCAGCAAGAAAAAGAGGTCGGGAAAACCTCCAGCCAGAGGCTTCAGTAAGAGCAGAGCATAG
- the LOC131592064 gene encoding chondroadherin-like protein isoform X2: protein MMRRANTGTGAQQLLDRAGDAFLSSTHLEVQPQEPSNMGPSWGLLLLAAALGTTAAARCPTPCVCDNLRAHVLCVNGSLTAIPDTIPELTKKLDLRGNSFTVIPARAFLATPYLTHLDLQHCKVERLEEGAFRGLGRLVYLNLASNGIALLYQESLDGLSSLQQLILEGNRIEEIQPGAFGHLGSLTVLDLRANALVYLPDMVFQGLQVLRWLRLSHNALHVLGNEAFAALPALRRLSLDHNELQTLPGEALARLDGATWLDLGHNPITYVAEEALAMASLRHLFLDHASLQDVAQDAFARSPQLRMLDLRENQLQGMPPLAGAGGLVRVSLDGNPLLCSCLLRPFHRWLARARVQAEGACAAPPALRGRSLNSLKSPEMRCSRLRPPPSPAAPPEQPRAGSSRQCPRGCVCSPDFHHGSCENRDLREIPRDFPEDTRLLDLRRNPFRTVPPDAFLGLKELVSLHLQRCSIRALHPGALRGLESLVYLYLTNNHLSTLAAAAFEGAPQLAYLDLDHNAFTHVPAGTFRLLPNLISLHLQHNAIGELAEGDLAGARGLRWLYLAGNAIRHIAPAALAPTKMLEKLELEGNHLSEVPTAALQGLPALSELKLSRNPIKHMGDGVFLPVASSLQHLYLDNMGLEWISPHAFTGLGPKIRSLYLESNKMSNIPDMSNFTGLEILNLQDVPFHCDCQLLPLHRWINKLNLRIGATCGSPAEAQGLKVKLSTTFQTCPGWGHGEAAENNPNKTKAASKPSKKKRSGKPPARGFSKSRA from the exons ATGATGAG GAGAGCAAACACCGGCAcaggagctcagcagctgctaGACAGGGCAGGGGACGCTTTCCTCTCTTCGACACATCTTGAAGTGCAG CCACAGGAGCCCTCCAACATGGGGCCATCCTGGGGGCTCCTCCTGCtcgcagcagccctggggacaacAGCTGCTGCCCGCTGCCCTACACCCTGTGTCTGCGACAACCTCCGTGCCCACGTCCTGTGTGTCAATGGGAGCCTGACGGCCATCCCTGACACCATCCCAGAG CTCACAAAAAAACTAGATCTTCGTGGCAACAGTTTCACTGTCATCCCAGCGAGAGCCTTCCTTGCCACCCCCTACCTGACACACTTAGACCTCCAGCATTGTAAGGTGGAGAGGCTGGAAGAAGGGGCTTTCCGGGGTCTGGGAAGGCTTGTCTACCTCAACCTGGCCTCCAATGGCATAGCCCTCCTCTACCAGGAGTCCCTGGATGGGCTCTcctccctccagcagctcatTCTGGAGGGGAATCGCATTGAAGAGATACAGCCTGGTGCTTTTGGCCATCTGGGATCCCTCACTGTCCTCGACCTGAGGGCAAATGCTTTGGTCTACCTCCCAGACATGGTCTTCCAGGGTCTACAGGTTCTTAGATGGCTCCGGCTGTCGCACAATGCCCTCCATGTGCTGGGCAATGAGGCctttgctgctctgcctgccctgcGCAGGCTGAGCCTGGACCACAATGAGCTGCAGACACTGCCTGGCGAGGCtctggccaggctggatggggctaCCTGGCTAGACCTGGGCCACAACCCCATCACCTATGTGGCTGAAGAAGCCCTGGCCATGGCCTCCCTGAGGCACCTCTTCCTGGATCATGCCTCCCTCCAGGATGTGGCACAGGATGCTTTTGCCCGCAGTCCCCAGCTCCGTATGCTGGACCTCCGGGAAAACCAGCTGCAGGGGATGCCACCCCTGGCTGGGGCGGGGGGGCTGGTAAGGGTCAGCCTGGATGGGAAccctctgctgtgctcctgcctcCTGCGCCCCTTCCACAGGTGGCTGGCAAGGGCACGGGTGCAGGCCGAGGGTGCTTGTGCTGCACCCCCTGCCCTCCGTGGCCGGTCCCTCAACTCCCTGAAGTCCCCTGAGATGAGATGCAGTCGCCTCCGGCCACCCCCTAGCCCCGCTGCACCGCCAGAGCAGCcaagggcaggcagcagcaggcagtgccccCGGGGGTGTGTCTGCTCTCCCGACTTCCATCATGGGTCCTGTGAGAACAGGGACCTGCGGGAGATTCCTCGGGACTTCCCTGAGGACACCCGCCTTCTCGACCTGCGCCGAAACCCCTTCAGGACAGTGCCACCAGATGCCTTCCTCGGCCTGAAGGAGCTGGTGTCACTCCACCTGCAGAGGTGCAGCATCAGGGCATTGCACCCCGGGGCACTCCGGGGGCTGGAGAGCCTGGTCTACCTGTACCTCACCAACAACCACCTCTCcaccctggcagctgctgcctttgagGGGGCCCCGCAGCTGGCCTACCTCGACCTGGACCATAATGCCTTCACCCATGTGCCTGCAGGCACCTTCCGGCTCCTGCCCAACCTCATCTCCCTCCATCTGCAGCACAACGCCATCGGGGAACTGGCAGAGGGCGACCTGGCTGGAGCCAGGGGGCTCCGCTGGCTCTACCTAGCTGGGAATGCCATCAGGCACATTGCCCCTGCTGCCTTGGCTCCCACCAAgatgctggaaaagctggagctggagggaaaCCACCTGTCAGAGgtgcccacagcagccctgcagggcctgcCTGCCCTGAGTGAGTTGAAGCTGTCCCGAAACCCCATCAAGCACATGGGGGATGGTGTTTTCCTGCCGGTGGcctccagcctgcagcacctCTACCTGGACAACATGGGCCTGGAGTGG ATTTCCCCCCATGCCTTCACTGGTCTTGGTCCCAAGATCAGAAGCCTCTACCTGGAGAGCAATAAAATGAGTAACATACCCGACATGAGCAACTTCACGGGGCTGGAGATCCTCAACCTGCAGGATGTGCCTTTCCACTGTGACTgccagctccttcctctgcatAG GTGGATCAACAAACTCAACCTTCGCATAGGGGCCACCTGTGGGTCCCCTGCAGAAGCCCAGGGACTGAAGGTGAAGCTTTCCACCACTTTCCAAACTTGTCCTGGCTGGGGACACGGCGAGGCTGCGGAAAACAATCCTAACAAGACTAAGGCTGCAAGCAAGCCCAGCAAGAAAAAGAGGTCGGGAAAACCTCCAGCCAGAGGCTTCAGTAAGAGCAGAGCATAG